In Mustela nigripes isolate SB6536 chromosome 10, MUSNIG.SB6536, whole genome shotgun sequence, one DNA window encodes the following:
- the RAB13 gene encoding ras-related protein Rab-13 isoform X1 — MALGSLVSAPPPPRVVAPSASAAVSRRPPDSVRVAEAAPSHGVPRADCERAGEGRGAPAGGQGVGPTAGPPPLFPGAWAEREGSFLAWAPGRSVRQPCGPAHRRLPRLPSVRHGQSLRPPLQVAAHRGLGGGQDLSHHSLRRGQLQQHLHLHHRNRLQDPHRGCRGEEDQTAGLGPDDMRHEGRVKEAPGTGDTAGQERFKTITTAYYRGAMGIILVYDITDEKSFENIQNWMKSIKENASAGVERLLLGNKCDMEAKRKVQKERAVKLAREHGIRFFETSAKSSTNVDEAFSSLARDILLKSGGRRPGNSHKPPGTDLRACDKKNTSKCSLG, encoded by the exons ATGGCCCTCGGGTCCCTCGTCtcagcacccccgcccccccgcgtGGTGGCCCCCAGTGCCAGCGCCGCCGTCAGCCGGCGTCCCCCCGATTCCGTCCGCGTGGCGGAGGCTGCCCCGTCCCACGGCGTCCCCCGCGCGGACTGCGAGcgcgcgggggaggggcggggggcccCGGCGGGCGGCCAGGGGGTGGGGCCCACGGCAGGGCCGCCTCCCCTCTTTCCCGGGGCCTGGgcggagagggagggaagctTCCTGGCCTGGGCTCCGGGCCGCTCCGTCCGCCAGCCCTGCGGGCCCGCCCACCGGCGCCTCCCCCGGCTCCCCAGTGTCCGCCATGGCCAAAGCCTACGACCACCTCTTCAAGTTGCTGCTCATCGGGGACTCGGGGGTGGGCAAGACTTGTCTCATCATTCGCTTCGCAGAGGACAGCTTCAACAACACCTACATCTCCACCATCG GAATCGACTTCAAGATCCGCACCGTGGATGTAGAGGGGAAGAAGATCAAACTGCAGGTCTG GGACCGGACGACATGCGTCACGAGGGCAGGGTGAAGGAGGCGCCTGGCACGGG GGACACGGCTGGCCAGGAGCGGTTCAAGACCATAACGACTGCCTATTACCGTGGGGCCATG GGCATTATCCTAGTGTATGACATCACGGATGAAAAATCCTTTGAGAATATTCAGAACTGGATGAAAAGCATCAAAGAG AACGCCTCAGCTGGGGTGGAGCGCCTGCTGCTGGGCAACAAGTGCGACATGGAGGCCAAGAGGAAGGTGCAGAAGGAGCGCGCTGTTAAG CTGGCTCGCGAGCATGGGATCCGATTCTTCGAGACCAGTGCCAAGTCCAGCACAAATGTGGATGAG GCTTTCAGTTCCCTGGCCCGGGACATCTTGCTCAAGTCAGGAGGCCGGAGACCG GGAAACAGCCACAAGCCCCCCGGCACTGACCTGAGAGCTTGTGACAAGAAGAACACCAGCAAGTGCTCCCTCGGCTGA
- the RAB13 gene encoding ras-related protein Rab-13 isoform X3 has product MALGSLVSAPPPPRVVAPSASAAVSRRPPDSVRVAEAAPSHGVPRADCERAGEGRGAPAGGQGVGPTAGPPPLFPGAWAEREGSFLAWAPGRSVRQPCGPAHRRLPRLPSVRHGQSLRPPLQVAAHRGLGGGQDLSHHSLRRGQLQQHLHLHHRNRLQDPHRGCRGEEDQTAGLGPDDMRHEGRVKEAPGTGPTMLHELHP; this is encoded by the exons ATGGCCCTCGGGTCCCTCGTCtcagcacccccgcccccccgcgtGGTGGCCCCCAGTGCCAGCGCCGCCGTCAGCCGGCGTCCCCCCGATTCCGTCCGCGTGGCGGAGGCTGCCCCGTCCCACGGCGTCCCCCGCGCGGACTGCGAGcgcgcgggggaggggcggggggcccCGGCGGGCGGCCAGGGGGTGGGGCCCACGGCAGGGCCGCCTCCCCTCTTTCCCGGGGCCTGGgcggagagggagggaagctTCCTGGCCTGGGCTCCGGGCCGCTCCGTCCGCCAGCCCTGCGGGCCCGCCCACCGGCGCCTCCCCCGGCTCCCCAGTGTCCGCCATGGCCAAAGCCTACGACCACCTCTTCAAGTTGCTGCTCATCGGGGACTCGGGGGTGGGCAAGACTTGTCTCATCATTCGCTTCGCAGAGGACAGCTTCAACAACACCTACATCTCCACCATCG GAATCGACTTCAAGATCCGCACCGTGGATGTAGAGGGGAAGAAGATCAAACTGCAGGTCTG GGACCGGACGACATGCGTCACGAGGGCAGGGTGAAGGAGGCGCCTGGCACGGG CCCCACCATGTTGCACGAGCTCCATCCTTAG
- the RAB13 gene encoding ras-related protein Rab-13 isoform X2 — MAKAYDHLFKLLLIGDSGVGKTCLIIRFAEDSFNNTYISTIGIDFKIRTVDVEGKKIKLQVWDTAGQERFKTITTAYYRGAMGIILVYDITDEKSFENIQNWMKSIKENASAGVERLLLGNKCDMEAKRKVQKERAVKLAREHGIRFFETSAKSSTNVDEAFSSLARDILLKSGGRRPGNSHKPPGTDLRACDKKNTSKCSLG; from the exons ATGGCCAAAGCCTACGACCACCTCTTCAAGTTGCTGCTCATCGGGGACTCGGGGGTGGGCAAGACTTGTCTCATCATTCGCTTCGCAGAGGACAGCTTCAACAACACCTACATCTCCACCATCG GAATCGACTTCAAGATCCGCACCGTGGATGTAGAGGGGAAGAAGATCAAACTGCAGGTCTG GGACACGGCTGGCCAGGAGCGGTTCAAGACCATAACGACTGCCTATTACCGTGGGGCCATG GGCATTATCCTAGTGTATGACATCACGGATGAAAAATCCTTTGAGAATATTCAGAACTGGATGAAAAGCATCAAAGAG AACGCCTCAGCTGGGGTGGAGCGCCTGCTGCTGGGCAACAAGTGCGACATGGAGGCCAAGAGGAAGGTGCAGAAGGAGCGCGCTGTTAAG CTGGCTCGCGAGCATGGGATCCGATTCTTCGAGACCAGTGCCAAGTCCAGCACAAATGTGGATGAG GCTTTCAGTTCCCTGGCCCGGGACATCTTGCTCAAGTCAGGAGGCCGGAGACCG GGAAACAGCCACAAGCCCCCCGGCACTGACCTGAGAGCTTGTGACAAGAAGAACACCAGCAAGTGCTCCCTCGGCTGA
- the RAB13 gene encoding ras-related protein Rab-13 isoform X4, which yields MSAGLSRGKGIQGPDDMRHEGRVKEAPGTGDTAGQERFKTITTAYYRGAMGIILVYDITDEKSFENIQNWMKSIKENASAGVERLLLGNKCDMEAKRKVQKERAVKLAREHGIRFFETSAKSSTNVDEAFSSLARDILLKSGGRRPGNSHKPPGTDLRACDKKNTSKCSLG from the exons ATGTCTGCAGGGCTGTCCCGTGGGAAGGGCATTCAG GGACCGGACGACATGCGTCACGAGGGCAGGGTGAAGGAGGCGCCTGGCACGGG GGACACGGCTGGCCAGGAGCGGTTCAAGACCATAACGACTGCCTATTACCGTGGGGCCATG GGCATTATCCTAGTGTATGACATCACGGATGAAAAATCCTTTGAGAATATTCAGAACTGGATGAAAAGCATCAAAGAG AACGCCTCAGCTGGGGTGGAGCGCCTGCTGCTGGGCAACAAGTGCGACATGGAGGCCAAGAGGAAGGTGCAGAAGGAGCGCGCTGTTAAG CTGGCTCGCGAGCATGGGATCCGATTCTTCGAGACCAGTGCCAAGTCCAGCACAAATGTGGATGAG GCTTTCAGTTCCCTGGCCCGGGACATCTTGCTCAAGTCAGGAGGCCGGAGACCG GGAAACAGCCACAAGCCCCCCGGCACTGACCTGAGAGCTTGTGACAAGAAGAACACCAGCAAGTGCTCCCTCGGCTGA
- the JTB gene encoding protein JTB isoform X1 produces MPAGGGRRRLPQRCRLCWLLCAFTLQLWPRPPRPRSSCQVGGGPGPLVPPPGRSAVGASNLPCWLAEDFAVAEECAPCSRFQAKTTPECGSTGYVEKITCSSSKRNEFKSCRSALMEQHLFWKFEGAIVGVALVFACLVIIRQRQLDRKALEKVRKQIESI; encoded by the exons ATGCCCGCGGGCGGAGGGAGGCGGCGCCTCCCCCAGCGCTGCCGCCTGTGCTGGCTGCTCTGCGCTTTCACCCTACAGCTCTG GCCGAGGCCCCCGCGCCCGCGGAGCAGCTGTCAGGTGGGTGGCGGCCCGGGCCCCCTCGTGCCCCCACCGGGCCGGAGCGCAG TGGGCGCCTCGAACCTGCCGTGCTGGCTGGCCGAGGACTTCGCGGTGGCCGAGGAGTGCGCGCCCTGCTCCCGCTTCCAGGCC AAAACCACCCCTGAGTGTGGTTCCACAGGGTATGTGGAGAAAATCACATGCAGCTCATCTAAGAGGAATGAATTCAAAAG TTGCCGCTCAGCTCTGATGGAACAACATTTATTCTGGAAATTTGAAGGGGCCATCGTGGGTGTGGCCTTGGTCTTTGCTTGCCTTGTCATCATTCGTCAGCGACAGCTGGACAGAAAGGCTCTGGAAAAGGTCCGGAAGCAAATCGAGTCCATATAG
- the JTB gene encoding protein JTB isoform X2, with protein MPAGGGRRRLPQRCRLCWLLCAFTLQLCQAEAPAPAEQLSVGASNLPCWLAEDFAVAEECAPCSRFQAKTTPECGSTGYVEKITCSSSKRNEFKSCRSALMEQHLFWKFEGAIVGVALVFACLVIIRQRQLDRKALEKVRKQIESI; from the exons ATGCCCGCGGGCGGAGGGAGGCGGCGCCTCCCCCAGCGCTGCCGCCTGTGCTGGCTGCTCTGCGCTTTCACCCTACAGCTCTG CCAGGCCGAGGCCCCCGCGCCCGCGGAGCAGCTGTCAG TGGGCGCCTCGAACCTGCCGTGCTGGCTGGCCGAGGACTTCGCGGTGGCCGAGGAGTGCGCGCCCTGCTCCCGCTTCCAGGCC AAAACCACCCCTGAGTGTGGTTCCACAGGGTATGTGGAGAAAATCACATGCAGCTCATCTAAGAGGAATGAATTCAAAAG TTGCCGCTCAGCTCTGATGGAACAACATTTATTCTGGAAATTTGAAGGGGCCATCGTGGGTGTGGCCTTGGTCTTTGCTTGCCTTGTCATCATTCGTCAGCGACAGCTGGACAGAAAGGCTCTGGAAAAGGTCCGGAAGCAAATCGAGTCCATATAG
- the CREB3L4 gene encoding cyclic AMP-responsive element-binding protein 3-like protein 4 isoform X1 has protein sequence MDFRTPDLLDVWLEPPEEVSAGAFLELGLPYPAPEVPGPKLREQGPGGWEPSGGRGCVSGLQESEPEDFLQLFIDPNEVYCSEASRGSDSAISEDPGLADSSPALCEVVYEAGGLERPQGEAGPAVGLISLQLGLRSPPRTVPATCMVGELPLAAHAHTPPSVGAANPVPPATLIGDMSSSESTKGQERHKPLELPRQTLLLTEEEKRLLGQEGVSLPSSLPLTKAEERALKKVRRKIRNKQSAQDSRRRKKEYVDGLESRAAACSAQNQELQKKVRELERHNIALEAQLHQLQMLAAQTSNKAAQTGTCVLILLFSLALIILPSVSPLQGLREAGTDDHQRQGVISRNILTHKDMTESLGTTAVEPGLEGPPRAKGVHGSTRNLLEKRGGKPGPSGHVRAVLCADEM, from the exons ATGGACTTCCGAACCCCCGACCTGCTGGACGTGTGGCTGGAGCCCCCAGAAGAGGTCTCAGCAGGAGCCTTCCTGGAGCTGGGACTCCCCTACCCTGCCCCAGAGGTCCCAGGGCCTAAGCTCCGAGAGCAGGGGCCCGGAGGCTGGGAGCCCAGCGGGGGACGGGGCTGTGTGAGT GGCCTTCAGGAGAGTGAGCCCGAAGACTTCCTGCAGCTGTTCATTGATCCCAATGAAGTGTACTGCTCAGAGGCATCTCGTGGCAGTGACAGTGCCATCTCCGAGGACCCTGGCCTCGCAGACAGTTCCCCTGCTCTCTGTGAGGTCGTCTATGAGGCAGGGGGCCTGGAGAGGCCGCAAGGGGAAGCTGGGCCGGCTGTAGGGCTCATCTCTCTCCAGCTAG GTCTGCGGAGCCCACCACGGACGGTGCCTGCTACCTGCATGGTCGGCGAGCTGCCCCTGGCTGCTCACGCTCACACACCACCCAGCGTGGGCGCTGCGAACCCAGTGCCCCCCGCGACCCTG ATCGGAGACATGAGCAGCTCTGAGAGCACGAAAGGACAAGAGAGACACAAGCCTTTGGAA CTGCCCCGTCAAACGTTGCTGCTGACGGAGGAGGAGAAGCGTCTGCTGGGACAGGAAGGGGTTTCCctgccctcttccctgcccctcactAAG GCAGAGGAGAGGGCCCTCAAGAAGGTCAGGAGGAAGATCCGTAACAAGCAGTCGGCGCAGGACAGTCGGCGACGGAAGAAAGAGTACGTGGACGGGCTGGAGAGCAG GGCAGCTGCCTGTTCTGCACAGAACCAGGAGCTACAGAAGAAAGTCCGGGAGCTGGAGAGGCACAATAT CGCTCTGGAAGCTCAGCTCCACCAGCTGCAGATGCTCGCTGCCCAGACCTCCAACAAAGCTGCCCAGACCGGCACTTGTGTTCTG atccttcttttttctctggccCTCATCATCCTGCCCAGTGTCAGCCCCTTGCAGGGTCTCCGGGAAGCTGGCACCGATGACCACCAGCGGCAGGGAG TGATTTCCAGAAATATCCTGACTCACAAGGACATGACAGAAAGCTTGGGGACCACAGCGGTAGAGCCTGGACTGGAGGGGCCACCTAGGGCCAAGGGGGTCCATGGCTCAACAAGGAACCTGCTGGAGAAGAGGGGAGGCAAACCCGGCCCCAGTGGGCATGTCAGAGCTGTCCTGTGTGCGGATGAGATGTGA
- the CREB3L4 gene encoding cyclic AMP-responsive element-binding protein 3-like protein 4 isoform X4: MDFRTPDLLDVWLEPPEEVSAGAFLELGLPYPAPEVPGPKLREQGPGGWEPSGGRGCVSGLQESEPEDFLQLFIDPNEVYCSEASRGSDSAISEDPGLADSSPALCEVVYEAGGLERPQGEAGPAVGLISLQLGLRSPPRTVPATCMVGELPLAAHAHTPPSVGAANPVPPATLLPRQTLLLTEEEKRLLGQEGVSLPSSLPLTKAEERALKKVRRKIRNKQSAQDSRRRKKEYVDGLESRAAACSAQNQELQKKVRELERHNIALEAQLHQLQMLAAQTSNKAAQTGTCVLILLFSLALIILPSVSPLQGLREAGTDDHQRQGVISRNILTHKDMTESLGTTAVEPGLEGPPRAKGVHGSTRNLLEKRGGKPGPSGHVRAVLCADEM, encoded by the exons ATGGACTTCCGAACCCCCGACCTGCTGGACGTGTGGCTGGAGCCCCCAGAAGAGGTCTCAGCAGGAGCCTTCCTGGAGCTGGGACTCCCCTACCCTGCCCCAGAGGTCCCAGGGCCTAAGCTCCGAGAGCAGGGGCCCGGAGGCTGGGAGCCCAGCGGGGGACGGGGCTGTGTGAGT GGCCTTCAGGAGAGTGAGCCCGAAGACTTCCTGCAGCTGTTCATTGATCCCAATGAAGTGTACTGCTCAGAGGCATCTCGTGGCAGTGACAGTGCCATCTCCGAGGACCCTGGCCTCGCAGACAGTTCCCCTGCTCTCTGTGAGGTCGTCTATGAGGCAGGGGGCCTGGAGAGGCCGCAAGGGGAAGCTGGGCCGGCTGTAGGGCTCATCTCTCTCCAGCTAG GTCTGCGGAGCCCACCACGGACGGTGCCTGCTACCTGCATGGTCGGCGAGCTGCCCCTGGCTGCTCACGCTCACACACCACCCAGCGTGGGCGCTGCGAACCCAGTGCCCCCCGCGACCCTG CTGCCCCGTCAAACGTTGCTGCTGACGGAGGAGGAGAAGCGTCTGCTGGGACAGGAAGGGGTTTCCctgccctcttccctgcccctcactAAG GCAGAGGAGAGGGCCCTCAAGAAGGTCAGGAGGAAGATCCGTAACAAGCAGTCGGCGCAGGACAGTCGGCGACGGAAGAAAGAGTACGTGGACGGGCTGGAGAGCAG GGCAGCTGCCTGTTCTGCACAGAACCAGGAGCTACAGAAGAAAGTCCGGGAGCTGGAGAGGCACAATAT CGCTCTGGAAGCTCAGCTCCACCAGCTGCAGATGCTCGCTGCCCAGACCTCCAACAAAGCTGCCCAGACCGGCACTTGTGTTCTG atccttcttttttctctggccCTCATCATCCTGCCCAGTGTCAGCCCCTTGCAGGGTCTCCGGGAAGCTGGCACCGATGACCACCAGCGGCAGGGAG TGATTTCCAGAAATATCCTGACTCACAAGGACATGACAGAAAGCTTGGGGACCACAGCGGTAGAGCCTGGACTGGAGGGGCCACCTAGGGCCAAGGGGGTCCATGGCTCAACAAGGAACCTGCTGGAGAAGAGGGGAGGCAAACCCGGCCCCAGTGGGCATGTCAGAGCTGTCCTGTGTGCGGATGAGATGTGA
- the CREB3L4 gene encoding cyclic AMP-responsive element-binding protein 3-like protein 4 isoform X5: MDFRTPDLLDVWLEPPEEVSAGAFLELGLPYPAPEVPGPKLREQGPGGWEPSGGRGCGLQESEPEDFLQLFIDPNEVYCSEASRGSDSAISEDPGLADSSPALCEVVYEAGGLERPQGEAGPAVGLISLQLGLRSPPRTVPATCMVGELPLAAHAHTPPSVGAANPVPPATLLPRQTLLLTEEEKRLLGQEGVSLPSSLPLTKAEERALKKVRRKIRNKQSAQDSRRRKKEYVDGLESRAAACSAQNQELQKKVRELERHNIALEAQLHQLQMLAAQTSNKAAQTGTCVLILLFSLALIILPSVSPLQGLREAGTDDHQRQGVISRNILTHKDMTESLGTTAVEPGLEGPPRAKGVHGSTRNLLEKRGGKPGPSGHVRAVLCADEM; encoded by the exons ATGGACTTCCGAACCCCCGACCTGCTGGACGTGTGGCTGGAGCCCCCAGAAGAGGTCTCAGCAGGAGCCTTCCTGGAGCTGGGACTCCCCTACCCTGCCCCAGAGGTCCCAGGGCCTAAGCTCCGAGAGCAGGGGCCCGGAGGCTGGGAGCCCAGCGGGGGACGGGGCTGT GGCCTTCAGGAGAGTGAGCCCGAAGACTTCCTGCAGCTGTTCATTGATCCCAATGAAGTGTACTGCTCAGAGGCATCTCGTGGCAGTGACAGTGCCATCTCCGAGGACCCTGGCCTCGCAGACAGTTCCCCTGCTCTCTGTGAGGTCGTCTATGAGGCAGGGGGCCTGGAGAGGCCGCAAGGGGAAGCTGGGCCGGCTGTAGGGCTCATCTCTCTCCAGCTAG GTCTGCGGAGCCCACCACGGACGGTGCCTGCTACCTGCATGGTCGGCGAGCTGCCCCTGGCTGCTCACGCTCACACACCACCCAGCGTGGGCGCTGCGAACCCAGTGCCCCCCGCGACCCTG CTGCCCCGTCAAACGTTGCTGCTGACGGAGGAGGAGAAGCGTCTGCTGGGACAGGAAGGGGTTTCCctgccctcttccctgcccctcactAAG GCAGAGGAGAGGGCCCTCAAGAAGGTCAGGAGGAAGATCCGTAACAAGCAGTCGGCGCAGGACAGTCGGCGACGGAAGAAAGAGTACGTGGACGGGCTGGAGAGCAG GGCAGCTGCCTGTTCTGCACAGAACCAGGAGCTACAGAAGAAAGTCCGGGAGCTGGAGAGGCACAATAT CGCTCTGGAAGCTCAGCTCCACCAGCTGCAGATGCTCGCTGCCCAGACCTCCAACAAAGCTGCCCAGACCGGCACTTGTGTTCTG atccttcttttttctctggccCTCATCATCCTGCCCAGTGTCAGCCCCTTGCAGGGTCTCCGGGAAGCTGGCACCGATGACCACCAGCGGCAGGGAG TGATTTCCAGAAATATCCTGACTCACAAGGACATGACAGAAAGCTTGGGGACCACAGCGGTAGAGCCTGGACTGGAGGGGCCACCTAGGGCCAAGGGGGTCCATGGCTCAACAAGGAACCTGCTGGAGAAGAGGGGAGGCAAACCCGGCCCCAGTGGGCATGTCAGAGCTGTCCTGTGTGCGGATGAGATGTGA
- the CREB3L4 gene encoding cyclic AMP-responsive element-binding protein 3-like protein 4 isoform X3, with product MRDPGGRRSGGAPGRPRAGPARRGWALRDRRGGGGPFVGSAEKAGGEVPGGEGQGLQESEPEDFLQLFIDPNEVYCSEASRGSDSAISEDPGLADSSPALCEVVYEAGGLERPQGEAGPAVGLISLQLGLRSPPRTVPATCMVGELPLAAHAHTPPSVGAANPVPPATLIGDMSSSESTKGQERHKPLELPRQTLLLTEEEKRLLGQEGVSLPSSLPLTKAEERALKKVRRKIRNKQSAQDSRRRKKEYVDGLESRAAACSAQNQELQKKVRELERHNIALEAQLHQLQMLAAQTSNKAAQTGTCVLILLFSLALIILPSVSPLQGLREAGTDDHQRQGVISRNILTHKDMTESLGTTAVEPGLEGPPRAKGVHGSTRNLLEKRGGKPGPSGHVRAVLCADEM from the exons ATGCGAGAtcctggagggaggaggagcggCGGTGCTCCGGGCCGCCCGCGGGCTGGGCCGGCTCGGCGGGGCTGGGCTCTTCGGGACCGGCGAGGCGGCGGTGGCCCGTTCGTCGGCAGCGCAGAGAAGGCCGGGGGCGAGGTcccggggggggaggggcag GGCCTTCAGGAGAGTGAGCCCGAAGACTTCCTGCAGCTGTTCATTGATCCCAATGAAGTGTACTGCTCAGAGGCATCTCGTGGCAGTGACAGTGCCATCTCCGAGGACCCTGGCCTCGCAGACAGTTCCCCTGCTCTCTGTGAGGTCGTCTATGAGGCAGGGGGCCTGGAGAGGCCGCAAGGGGAAGCTGGGCCGGCTGTAGGGCTCATCTCTCTCCAGCTAG GTCTGCGGAGCCCACCACGGACGGTGCCTGCTACCTGCATGGTCGGCGAGCTGCCCCTGGCTGCTCACGCTCACACACCACCCAGCGTGGGCGCTGCGAACCCAGTGCCCCCCGCGACCCTG ATCGGAGACATGAGCAGCTCTGAGAGCACGAAAGGACAAGAGAGACACAAGCCTTTGGAA CTGCCCCGTCAAACGTTGCTGCTGACGGAGGAGGAGAAGCGTCTGCTGGGACAGGAAGGGGTTTCCctgccctcttccctgcccctcactAAG GCAGAGGAGAGGGCCCTCAAGAAGGTCAGGAGGAAGATCCGTAACAAGCAGTCGGCGCAGGACAGTCGGCGACGGAAGAAAGAGTACGTGGACGGGCTGGAGAGCAG GGCAGCTGCCTGTTCTGCACAGAACCAGGAGCTACAGAAGAAAGTCCGGGAGCTGGAGAGGCACAATAT CGCTCTGGAAGCTCAGCTCCACCAGCTGCAGATGCTCGCTGCCCAGACCTCCAACAAAGCTGCCCAGACCGGCACTTGTGTTCTG atccttcttttttctctggccCTCATCATCCTGCCCAGTGTCAGCCCCTTGCAGGGTCTCCGGGAAGCTGGCACCGATGACCACCAGCGGCAGGGAG TGATTTCCAGAAATATCCTGACTCACAAGGACATGACAGAAAGCTTGGGGACCACAGCGGTAGAGCCTGGACTGGAGGGGCCACCTAGGGCCAAGGGGGTCCATGGCTCAACAAGGAACCTGCTGGAGAAGAGGGGAGGCAAACCCGGCCCCAGTGGGCATGTCAGAGCTGTCCTGTGTGCGGATGAGATGTGA
- the CREB3L4 gene encoding cyclic AMP-responsive element-binding protein 3-like protein 4 isoform X2 → MDFRTPDLLDVWLEPPEEVSAGAFLELGLPYPAPEVPGPKLREQGPGGWEPSGGRGCGLQESEPEDFLQLFIDPNEVYCSEASRGSDSAISEDPGLADSSPALCEVVYEAGGLERPQGEAGPAVGLISLQLGLRSPPRTVPATCMVGELPLAAHAHTPPSVGAANPVPPATLIGDMSSSESTKGQERHKPLELPRQTLLLTEEEKRLLGQEGVSLPSSLPLTKAEERALKKVRRKIRNKQSAQDSRRRKKEYVDGLESRAAACSAQNQELQKKVRELERHNIALEAQLHQLQMLAAQTSNKAAQTGTCVLILLFSLALIILPSVSPLQGLREAGTDDHQRQGVISRNILTHKDMTESLGTTAVEPGLEGPPRAKGVHGSTRNLLEKRGGKPGPSGHVRAVLCADEM, encoded by the exons ATGGACTTCCGAACCCCCGACCTGCTGGACGTGTGGCTGGAGCCCCCAGAAGAGGTCTCAGCAGGAGCCTTCCTGGAGCTGGGACTCCCCTACCCTGCCCCAGAGGTCCCAGGGCCTAAGCTCCGAGAGCAGGGGCCCGGAGGCTGGGAGCCCAGCGGGGGACGGGGCTGT GGCCTTCAGGAGAGTGAGCCCGAAGACTTCCTGCAGCTGTTCATTGATCCCAATGAAGTGTACTGCTCAGAGGCATCTCGTGGCAGTGACAGTGCCATCTCCGAGGACCCTGGCCTCGCAGACAGTTCCCCTGCTCTCTGTGAGGTCGTCTATGAGGCAGGGGGCCTGGAGAGGCCGCAAGGGGAAGCTGGGCCGGCTGTAGGGCTCATCTCTCTCCAGCTAG GTCTGCGGAGCCCACCACGGACGGTGCCTGCTACCTGCATGGTCGGCGAGCTGCCCCTGGCTGCTCACGCTCACACACCACCCAGCGTGGGCGCTGCGAACCCAGTGCCCCCCGCGACCCTG ATCGGAGACATGAGCAGCTCTGAGAGCACGAAAGGACAAGAGAGACACAAGCCTTTGGAA CTGCCCCGTCAAACGTTGCTGCTGACGGAGGAGGAGAAGCGTCTGCTGGGACAGGAAGGGGTTTCCctgccctcttccctgcccctcactAAG GCAGAGGAGAGGGCCCTCAAGAAGGTCAGGAGGAAGATCCGTAACAAGCAGTCGGCGCAGGACAGTCGGCGACGGAAGAAAGAGTACGTGGACGGGCTGGAGAGCAG GGCAGCTGCCTGTTCTGCACAGAACCAGGAGCTACAGAAGAAAGTCCGGGAGCTGGAGAGGCACAATAT CGCTCTGGAAGCTCAGCTCCACCAGCTGCAGATGCTCGCTGCCCAGACCTCCAACAAAGCTGCCCAGACCGGCACTTGTGTTCTG atccttcttttttctctggccCTCATCATCCTGCCCAGTGTCAGCCCCTTGCAGGGTCTCCGGGAAGCTGGCACCGATGACCACCAGCGGCAGGGAG TGATTTCCAGAAATATCCTGACTCACAAGGACATGACAGAAAGCTTGGGGACCACAGCGGTAGAGCCTGGACTGGAGGGGCCACCTAGGGCCAAGGGGGTCCATGGCTCAACAAGGAACCTGCTGGAGAAGAGGGGAGGCAAACCCGGCCCCAGTGGGCATGTCAGAGCTGTCCTGTGTGCGGATGAGATGTGA